From one Enterobacteriaceae endosymbiont of Donacia provostii genomic stretch:
- the grxD gene encoding Grx4 family monothiol glutaredoxin: MQIFDRIKKQINDNHIILYMKGTPQNPQCGFSNKAVKIILLYKVKFTYIDVLKDSNIRIYLPKYADWPTFPQLWVNKKLIGGCDILHTLHINNKLKKILNFQK, translated from the coding sequence ATGCAAATTTTTGATAGAATCAAAAAACAAATTAATGATAATCACATTATTTTATATATGAAAGGTACTCCACAAAATCCTCAATGTGGTTTTTCCAATAAAGCAGTAAAAATTATTTTACTTTATAAAGTAAAGTTCACTTATATTGATGTCTTAAAAGATTCAAATATCAGAATTTATTTACCTAAATATGCTGATTGGCCTACATTCCCCCAATTATGGGTTAATAAAAAATTAATAGGAGGTTGTGATATATTACATACATTACATATTAATAATAAA
- a CDS encoding riboflavin synthase, which yields MFTGIVQSIGKIKKINFKKQIYCIYIQTDKNFIKNLKKGESISNNGCCLTIVHIYENIILFNVIKYTMNNTTFKFLKVGHYVNLEKPIKANNFFGGHIVLGHITDIAIITKIKNYSFSKVFWIKPNNVSQMKFIPIKGSICIDGVSLTIDKKTKNKFSVNLIPETLNNTTLSKKKIHNYVNLETDIYTRNIIQTIERLCNKNI from the coding sequence ATGTTTACAGGTATTGTTCAATCAATAGGTAAAATTAAAAAAATTAATTTTAAAAAACAAATATATTGTATATATATACAAACAGATAAAAATTTTATTAAAAATTTAAAAAAAGGAGAATCCATTTCAAATAATGGATGTTGTTTAACTATTGTTCATATATATGAAAATATTATTTTATTTAATGTAATTAAATATACTATGAATAATACAACTTTTAAATTTTTGAAAGTTGGTCATTATGTTAATTTAGAAAAACCGATAAAAGCTAATAATTTTTTTGGTGGACATATAGTATTAGGACATATTACTGATATTGCTATAATAACTAAAATAAAAAATTATAGTTTTTCTAAAGTTTTTTGGATTAAACCTAATAATGTATCACAAATGAAATTTATTCCTATAAAGGGATCTATATGTATAGATGGTGTAAGTTTAACAATAGATAAAAAAACTAAAAATAAATTTAGTGTAAATTTAATACCAGAAACATTAAATAATACTACATTATCCAAAAAAAAAATTCATAATTATGTCAATCTTGAAACAGATATATATACTAGAAATATAATTCAAACTATTGAAAGATTATGTAATAAAAATATTTAA
- the tyrS gene encoding tyrosine--tRNA ligase — translation MIKKNRINILEELQNRNILYQVTDKKKISAILNKKYINLYCGFDLTSDSLHIGHLIQLFTLKYFQELGHKPIILLGGATSLIGDPSFKLKKRKINSIDNINIWFHKISIQIKKFLDFNCGKNSAIIINNNIWFNKMNILYFLNKIGKYFHINHMMNKDFIKNRILNNSTDGISFTEFSYSLLQSYDFAYLNKNFDVILQLGGSDQWGNIISGINLIKKMYKKEVFGITTNLIVKNDGTKFGKTEKKTIWLDKNKTSSYDFFQFWLNIPDSLIYKFLFMFTNLKTNIINNFKNKKNNIKNYSPQYLLAEYMTKRVHGEYHLLLSKKITNILFYKHFNNLTENDFLILLKNINNIILNNNKEFSLQKILILSKFASSNSQAYRLIQSNSIYINNEKISKTSFILNQYYKKFNHFTLLRKSKKNFCLIYWK, via the coding sequence ATGATAAAAAAAAATAGAATAAATATTTTAGAAGAATTACAAAATCGTAATATTTTATATCAAGTTACTGATAAAAAAAAAATATCTGCAATTTTAAATAAAAAATATATTAATTTGTACTGTGGTTTTGATTTAACATCAGATAGTTTACATATAGGACATTTAATACAATTGTTTACATTAAAATATTTTCAGGAATTAGGTCATAAACCTATTATTTTATTAGGTGGTGCTACAAGTTTAATTGGTGATCCTAGTTTTAAATTAAAAAAAAGAAAAATAAATTCTATAGATAATATTAATATATGGTTTCATAAAATTAGTATACAGATAAAAAAATTTTTAGATTTTAATTGTGGTAAAAATAGTGCAATTATTATTAATAATAATATCTGGTTTAATAAAATGAATATTTTGTATTTTTTAAATAAAATAGGAAAATATTTCCATATTAATCATATGATGAATAAAGATTTTATTAAAAATAGAATTTTAAATAATTCTACTGATGGAATTTCTTTTACAGAATTTTCTTATAGTTTATTACAATCTTATGATTTTGCTTATTTAAATAAAAATTTTGATGTTATCCTTCAATTAGGAGGTTCTGATCAGTGGGGTAATATTATATCAGGAATTAATTTAATAAAAAAAATGTATAAAAAAGAAGTTTTTGGAATAACAACTAATTTAATTGTTAAAAATGATGGTACAAAATTTGGTAAAACAGAAAAAAAAACAATATGGTTAGATAAAAATAAAACTAGTTCATATGATTTTTTTCAATTTTGGTTAAATATTCCAGATTCATTAATTTATAAATTTTTATTTATGTTCACTAATTTAAAAACAAATATTATTAATAATTTTAAGAATAAAAAAAATAATATAAAAAATTATAGTCCTCAGTATTTACTTGCAGAATATATGACAAAAAGAGTACATGGAGAATATCATTTACTTTTATCTAAAAAAATAACAAATATATTATTTTATAAACATTTTAATAATTTAACAGAAAATGATTTTTTAATATTATTAAAAAATATAAATAATATTATTTTAAATAATAATAAAGAATTTTCTTTACAAAAAATATTAATTTTAAGTAAATTTGCATCTTCTAATTCCCAAGCATACAGATTAATTCAATCTAATTCTATATATATTAATAATGAAAAAATATCAAAAACATCATTTATATTAAACCAGTATTATAAAAAATTTAATCATTTTACTTTATTACGTAAAAGTAAAAAAAATTTTTGTTTAATTTATTGGAAATAA
- a CDS encoding MATE family efflux transporter — MHQYLIEIKKLFNIAIPIMLTQLAYLLISIINMIISSSFNKNDMAVISIGISIWLPLLLFCHGIFLSLIPIITKLNGLKKQKKIIEYIQQSYLLSIILSCIMILILYKINFFVSLLLKNKILITKIVIFLKIIMWSIPGYLLLQILRCICISFSLIIPDMIISWIGIILYIPINYIFIYGFYYIPPLGILGCGLSIVLIYWLLTIITMIWMYSSKKFNNKNYFSLFNKPNIKILKKLLRLGIPIGLSIFIEVTLFTVVSLFISSMGIESIISHQIAQNFSSLIFIIPLSLSISTTILMGSYLGLGFKDKAKRISWISQIIGIIVSTFTVLISLFLKKKIASLYNPNQNIINLSSKLILLASIYQFSDAIQVIGCGILKAYKDTKSIFIITFISYWLIGLPIGYILSMTNLILHSIGPEGFWIGFIIGLTIAAILIIFRIIKIQKN, encoded by the coding sequence GTGCATCAATATTTAATTGAAATAAAAAAATTATTTAATATTGCTATACCCATAATGCTAACACAATTAGCTTATCTTTTAATTAGTATTATTAATATGATTATATCAAGTTCTTTTAATAAGAACGATATGGCTGTAATATCAATAGGTATATCAATATGGTTACCTTTATTATTATTTTGTCATGGTATTTTTTTATCTTTAATACCTATTATCACAAAATTAAATGGTTTAAAAAAACAAAAAAAAATTATAGAATATATACAACAGTCATATTTATTATCAATAATTTTATCCTGTATAATGATATTAATTTTATATAAAATTAATTTTTTTGTATCTTTATTATTGAAAAATAAAATTTTAATTACAAAAATAGTAATTTTTTTAAAAATTATTATGTGGAGTATTCCTGGTTATTTATTATTACAAATATTACGTTGTATATGTATTTCATTTTCATTAATCATACCTGATATGATAATTAGTTGGATCGGGATAATACTATATATACCAATTAATTATATTTTTATTTATGGTTTTTATTATATACCTCCACTAGGTATATTAGGATGTGGATTATCTATAGTATTAATATATTGGTTATTAACAATAATAACTATGATATGGATGTATAGTTCAAAAAAATTTAATAATAAAAATTATTTTAGTTTATTTAATAAACCTAATATAAAAATTTTAAAAAAATTATTAAGGTTAGGTATTCCTATAGGATTATCTATTTTTATTGAAGTTACATTATTTACAGTTGTTTCTTTATTTATTTCTTCAATGGGTATTGAAAGTATTATTAGTCATCAAATAGCACAAAATTTTAGTTCTTTAATATTTATAATCCCATTATCTTTAAGTATATCTACAACCATATTAATGGGATCTTATTTAGGTTTAGGTTTTAAAGATAAAGCTAAAAGAATTAGTTGGATTTCACAAATTATAGGAATTATTGTATCTACTTTTACTGTATTAATAAGCCTTTTTTTAAAAAAAAAAATTGCTTCTTTATATAATCCCAATCAAAATATTATAAATTTATCATCTAAATTAATACTATTAGCATCAATTTATCAATTTTCAGATGCAATTCAAGTTATAGGATGTGGTATTTTAAAAGCTTATAAAGATACTAAATCTATTTTTATTATTACTTTTATATCTTATTGGTTAATAGGTTTACCTATTGGTTATATTTTATCAATGACAAATTTAATTTTACATTCTATAGGTCCAGAAGGATTTTGGATAGGATTTATTATTGGATTAACTATTGCAGCAATATTAATTATATTTCGTATTATTAAAATACAAAAAAATTGA
- the pheT gene encoding phenylalanine--tRNA ligase subunit beta: MIKFSELWLREWLSYNKDINSLSKKITMLGFEIEKIESITYKSNMKNLIEGKIINFNLYKKNSRIYQFKILTNDGQLLKIFSNINYFYKKMKIILATKNSFLYKKYIKIPKYFFLKKSEGFLCTPKIISLYTKYNIIINNNIFLNQYKNNNNFVNLYDNLLHINIPTNRIDCLSILGLTRDLSVINKNKFYIKYKDNLIQNSEKYKLNIYFEKNIKNILYEYNYCIIKDIDLTKQIPFFIKERLYHAGIKFISSNPLLNIRNYIILELGYPIQFYDLDKIQGNIYIKKYQKNKYSFFNLKNKKNSFLEKNKLLMIINNSKIISIPGIIQNKDFSIKLKTKNILIECLFLNPKYINLLLKNNCYISDIYNFHKNSLDPFIQKKVLIRSINLLQKIFSGKNSSIYTININNINYSRKIINISFKYIYKILGFYIKKNIILNILNLLGFTILNSTINNCIIQIPSWRYDINITEDIIEEIIRIYGYKNIPYQVNISLIKKNIIQKNNYISTYRKINIKKFKDILIYQGYHEVINYSFVNPKIQSIFYPNIECIKIKNPLTIKTSVMRNSLLYGLINNIIYNQKRQQQNLRFFECGLCFFKNSQNKIGISQKLMLSGIININSLDFYWNKKNQHIDFYNIKGNLEYILNIFYKNNNIKFYQQDKHTILHPYINSSIYINNIYIGYIGMLHPKLISYFNINYNTFFFELFCDRIMINNSFHLQKIINYPINRRDISFLIKENINFDSILLELKKLKIESLIKIRIIDIFQGNNIPKKYKNITLSLFIQDKYHTLNDIEINNTVNKCLLKLQNKFHIILRK; the protein is encoded by the coding sequence ATGATCAAATTTAGTGAATTATGGTTACGAGAATGGTTATCTTATAATAAAGATATTAACTCTTTATCAAAAAAAATAACAATGTTAGGATTTGAAATAGAAAAAATTGAATCTATTACTTATAAAAGTAATATGAAGAATTTGATTGAAGGTAAAATTATTAATTTTAATTTATATAAAAAAAATTCTAGAATTTATCAATTTAAAATTTTAACTAATGATGGACAATTGTTAAAAATATTTTCTAATATAAATTATTTTTATAAAAAAATGAAAATTATTTTAGCTACTAAAAATTCTTTTTTATATAAAAAATATATAAAAATACCCAAATATTTTTTTTTAAAAAAATCTGAAGGTTTTTTATGTACTCCTAAAATAATTAGTTTATATACAAAATATAATATTATTATTAATAATAATATTTTTCTCAATCAATATAAGAATAATAATAATTTTGTAAATCTATATGATAATCTTTTACATATAAATATTCCTACAAACAGAATTGATTGTTTAAGTATTTTAGGTTTGACAAGAGATTTATCTGTTATAAATAAAAATAAATTTTATATAAAATATAAAGATAATTTAATTCAAAATTCAGAAAAATATAAATTAAATATTTATTTTGAAAAAAATATAAAAAATATATTATATGAATATAATTATTGTATTATTAAAGATATTGATTTAACTAAACAAATTCCTTTCTTTATCAAAGAAAGATTATATCATGCAGGAATTAAGTTTATATCTAGTAATCCATTATTAAATATTCGTAATTATATAATTTTAGAATTAGGATATCCTATTCAATTTTATGATCTTGATAAAATTCAAGGTAATATTTATATAAAAAAATATCAAAAAAATAAATATTCTTTTTTTAATTTAAAAAATAAAAAAAATAGTTTTTTAGAAAAAAATAAATTATTAATGATTATAAATAATAGCAAAATAATATCTATACCAGGAATAATACAAAACAAAGATTTTTCTATAAAATTAAAAACTAAAAATATTTTAATAGAATGTTTATTTTTAAATCCTAAGTATATTAATCTTTTATTAAAAAATAATTGTTATATTAGTGATATTTATAATTTTCATAAAAATTCTTTAGACCCATTCATACAAAAAAAAGTACTTATAAGAAGTATTAATTTATTACAAAAAATATTTAGTGGAAAAAATAGCAGTATTTATACTATTAATATTAATAATATTAATTATTCAAGAAAAATAATTAATATATCATTCAAATATATATATAAAATTTTAGGTTTTTATATAAAAAAAAATATTATATTAAATATTTTAAATTTACTAGGTTTTACTATTTTAAATAGTACAATAAATAATTGTATTATTCAAATACCTAGTTGGAGATATGATATAAATATTACAGAAGATATCATAGAAGAAATTATACGTATATATGGATATAAGAATATTCCTTATCAAGTAAACATATCGCTTATTAAAAAAAATATCATACAAAAAAATAATTATATATCCACATATAGAAAAATTAATATTAAAAAATTTAAAGATATTTTAATTTATCAAGGATATCATGAAGTAATTAATTACAGTTTTGTTAATCCTAAAATACAATCTATTTTCTATCCTAATATAGAATGTATAAAGATTAAAAATCCATTAACAATTAAAACATCTGTAATGAGAAATTCTTTACTATATGGATTAATTAATAATATTATTTATAATCAAAAAAGACAACAACAAAATTTACGTTTTTTTGAATGTGGTTTATGTTTTTTTAAAAATTCTCAAAATAAAATAGGTATATCACAAAAATTAATGTTATCTGGAATAATTAACATAAATTCATTAGATTTTTATTGGAATAAAAAAAATCAACATATTGATTTTTATAATATTAAAGGTAATTTAGAATATATTTTAAATATTTTTTATAAAAATAATAACATAAAATTTTATCAACAAGATAAACATACAATATTACATCCTTATATAAATTCATCAATATATATTAATAATATATATATTGGATATATTGGAATGTTACATCCTAAATTAATTAGTTATTTTAATATAAATTATAATACTTTTTTTTTTGAATTATTTTGTGATCGTATTATGATTAATAATAGTTTTCATCTACAAAAAATAATTAATTACCCTATTAATAGGAGAGATATTTCTTTTCTTATAAAAGAAAATATTAACTTTGATTCTATTTTATTAGAATTAAAAAAATTAAAAATAGAAAGTTTAATAAAAATAAGAATTATAGATATATTTCAAGGTAATAATATACCAAAAAAATATAAAAATATTACTTTAAGTTTATTTATACAGGATAAATATCATACATTAAATGATATAGAAATTAATAATACTGTAAATAAATGTCTTTTAAAATTACAAAATAAATTTCATATTATTTTAAGAAAATAA